A region from the Flavobacterium enshiense genome encodes:
- a CDS encoding sensor histidine kinase has protein sequence MKSLFYTLFFLISGLAVSQNPYYHSIDKSSGLPSNSVYDIFQDSKGFMWFATGDGLCRYDGNTFKTFTADFQTSKSGSCIKEDLYGRIWYENFDGYLYYVEKGKLKTLTQTASAGYFPFGIIRNKLFAIKSGHLFIYNLKTLKAEKKIPLNSNEFGTTFCDGTTFYILSEKLNEFNEQGHKTTVVLPQNVKDFEAPVLQHSSEGLIIASKYSNTYHLYKKGMFTKKTFPFSANFIQNIASIENKHWLCTTKGVFRLNTKTNEYKTFFKRHNISYVFMDNQKNYWISTINKGLFFIENFDTKLYELTPRPIVFASSPSNLFIGSEKDELWKMDLYTNSISPIYKGNSSHSINQLTYDSENKQFFFTSSKFKNLKGNLRYELKLSIKDISRIDSKYFSYAATGISGIFGINNNEKSEWDPVFNKHKALTTPNFNQAYLLKDDNGKSTAYNLANKTIYFATNNGLIAYSLKKSKEIKYNNKPLYITKLKYFNSILYAVSSNEKVYTIDRFNNVKPYLLPKSILIPKALQNEKFGKIDLENNSLFLFSDQAIYEVNLITNRFRKIINLTQDIEITDLSLINNIIYLASAKGIIVKQVNRYKAPIQPQLSINELSVDEESFSPDSIPTLKYNQNDVRINFSLLSFIPNEKYDVYYKINNSKWNLLDANNRSLILSSLSPGTYKVALKIGPENKKLNIQEVEFTIKRPFWLSPVFIILTSALLLFLIFSYYKKQIQKIEKRNQLQLDKINLEKNLNQSKLKAVKSQMNPHFFYNALNTIQSYILSNDKRQAVNYLSKFSNLTRTILEMTEKESITVSEEVKTLRLYLDIEKARFEDDFEYEITVKDNVDSESIKIPSMLLQPYVENAVKHGLLHKEGKKTLQITFEKINDDLKISIDDNGIGRKKSAELNAVKNKNHRSFATNAIQNRVDLLNQFTQKNITFSYIDKISANDQPEGTTVVFTIPITQ, from the coding sequence TTGAAATCCCTATTCTACACACTCTTTTTTTTAATCTCAGGATTAGCAGTAAGTCAAAATCCGTACTATCACAGCATTGATAAATCATCCGGATTGCCCTCCAATAGTGTATATGATATCTTTCAGGACAGTAAAGGCTTTATGTGGTTTGCCACCGGGGACGGATTGTGCCGCTATGACGGAAATACTTTTAAAACATTTACCGCCGATTTCCAAACATCTAAATCAGGATCCTGCATCAAGGAAGATTTGTATGGACGAATATGGTATGAGAATTTTGACGGATACCTATATTATGTTGAAAAAGGAAAACTAAAAACCTTGACACAAACCGCTTCTGCCGGTTACTTTCCTTTTGGCATTATCAGGAACAAACTGTTTGCGATAAAGTCCGGACATCTGTTCATATACAATTTAAAAACACTAAAAGCCGAAAAAAAAATCCCTTTAAATTCCAATGAATTTGGAACTACCTTTTGTGACGGAACCACGTTTTATATTTTAAGTGAAAAACTCAATGAATTTAATGAACAAGGCCACAAAACAACCGTTGTGCTACCACAAAACGTTAAAGATTTTGAAGCGCCTGTGCTACAACATTCTTCTGAAGGCCTGATTATTGCCTCAAAATATTCCAACACCTACCATCTGTATAAAAAAGGGATGTTTACAAAAAAAACATTTCCTTTTTCGGCCAATTTCATCCAGAATATTGCCTCGATAGAAAACAAACACTGGCTTTGCACCACTAAAGGAGTTTTTCGTTTAAATACCAAAACAAACGAGTACAAAACTTTTTTCAAGAGACACAACATCTCTTATGTGTTCATGGACAATCAAAAAAACTATTGGATTTCCACTATAAACAAAGGACTTTTCTTTATTGAAAATTTCGACACAAAGCTTTACGAATTGACTCCCAGACCCATTGTTTTTGCTTCTTCACCATCCAATTTATTTATAGGCTCCGAAAAAGATGAGCTTTGGAAAATGGACTTATATACCAACTCCATATCTCCTATTTACAAAGGAAACAGTAGCCACAGCATCAATCAGTTAACTTACGATTCGGAAAACAAACAGTTTTTCTTCACTTCTTCAAAGTTTAAAAATCTAAAAGGAAATTTACGTTACGAACTTAAACTTTCCATTAAAGATATTTCCCGTATCGATTCAAAATACTTTAGTTATGCCGCAACCGGAATCTCAGGTATTTTTGGAATAAACAACAATGAGAAAAGCGAATGGGATCCTGTTTTTAACAAACATAAAGCCCTAACGACTCCTAACTTCAACCAGGCTTACCTTCTAAAAGATGACAATGGTAAATCAACAGCTTACAACCTTGCAAACAAAACCATTTATTTTGCAACCAATAACGGTTTAATTGCCTATTCCCTGAAAAAAAGCAAGGAAATTAAATACAACAACAAACCACTCTATATCACAAAATTAAAATATTTTAATTCGATACTGTATGCTGTGTCCAGTAATGAAAAAGTATATACGATAGACCGATTCAACAACGTAAAACCATACCTTTTACCAAAATCGATTCTTATTCCTAAGGCGCTTCAAAACGAGAAATTCGGAAAAATCGATTTGGAAAACAACTCCCTCTTTTTATTTAGCGATCAAGCCATTTATGAAGTCAACCTGATTACAAACCGATTCCGAAAAATAATCAATTTAACTCAAGACATTGAAATAACGGATCTTTCCCTAATTAACAACATTATCTATCTTGCATCGGCTAAGGGAATAATTGTAAAGCAAGTCAATCGTTATAAGGCTCCGATTCAACCTCAACTAAGCATTAATGAACTCTCGGTTGATGAAGAAAGTTTCAGCCCTGACAGTATTCCGACATTAAAATACAATCAGAATGATGTCCGGATAAATTTCTCCCTTTTATCATTTATACCAAACGAAAAATATGATGTCTATTACAAAATAAACAACTCTAAATGGAATCTGCTGGACGCCAACAACCGTAGCCTCATTTTATCATCTTTGTCTCCCGGCACATATAAGGTTGCCTTAAAAATAGGTCCCGAAAACAAAAAATTAAATATTCAGGAGGTCGAATTCACTATCAAAAGACCTTTTTGGTTAAGTCCTGTATTCATCATTTTAACTTCGGCCCTATTACTTTTCCTGATCTTTTCCTATTATAAAAAACAAATACAGAAGATCGAAAAAAGAAACCAATTGCAGCTAGACAAAATCAACCTGGAAAAGAATCTGAACCAGTCAAAACTTAAAGCTGTAAAATCGCAAATGAACCCGCATTTCTTTTACAATGCCTTAAACACCATCCAGTCATACATATTATCTAACGACAAGAGGCAAGCAGTAAATTACCTGTCCAAATTTTCGAATCTGACCCGAACAATTTTAGAGATGACGGAAAAAGAATCCATTACCGTTTCGGAGGAAGTAAAAACATTACGTTTATATTTGGATATCGAAAAAGCGCGTTTCGAAGATGACTTTGAGTATGAAATAACCGTAAAAGACAATGTTGATTCCGAAAGCATCAAAATACCATCCATGCTTTTACAGCCCTATGTGGAAAATGCCGTAAAACATGGTTTACTCCATAAAGAAGGTAAAAAGACGCTCCAAATCACATTTGAAAAAATAAACGACGACTTGAAAATCAGTATCGATGATAATGGCATCGGAAGAAAAAAAAGCGCCGAACTGAATGCGGTCAAAAATAAAAACCATCGCTCGTTTGCCACAAATGCCATTCAGAACAGAGTAGATTTATTGAACCAGTTCACCCAAAAGAACATAACTTTTTCGTATATTGACAAAATATCAGCAAACGATCAACCCGAGGGAACTACGGTAGTTTTCACCATTCCAATAACGCAATAA
- the queA gene encoding tRNA preQ1(34) S-adenosylmethionine ribosyltransferase-isomerase QueA: MKLSNFNFNLPAELLAEFPAENRDEARLMVVNRKTQTIEHKLFKDILDYFGEGDVMVLNNTKVFPARLYGNKEKTGARIEVFLLRELNAEQRLWDVLVDPARKIRIGNKLYFGDDDSLVAEVIDNTTSRGRTLRFLYDGSYEEFRAKLLELGETPIPKYINREVTPEDAERYQTIYAKEEGAVAAPTAGLHFSKHLMKRLEIKGVDFAEITLHVGLGTFNPVEVEDLSKHKMDSEELKITQEACDIVNKAKFAKKRVCAVGTTTMRAMESSVSSSKTLNPYEGWTNKFIFPPYDFSVADCMITNFHTPKSTLLMMISAFCGHDLMRKAYDEAIKEKYKFYSYGDAMLIL, from the coding sequence ATGAAGTTATCCAATTTTAATTTCAACCTCCCGGCAGAGCTTTTGGCCGAATTCCCTGCAGAAAACAGAGATGAGGCACGCCTTATGGTCGTAAACCGAAAAACTCAAACTATCGAGCACAAGTTGTTTAAAGATATTTTGGATTATTTTGGGGAAGGTGATGTGATGGTTTTGAACAACACTAAAGTTTTTCCGGCCCGTCTTTATGGAAATAAAGAAAAAACAGGTGCCAGAATTGAAGTGTTTTTATTGCGTGAATTGAATGCTGAACAGCGTTTGTGGGATGTTTTGGTTGATCCGGCCAGAAAAATCCGTATCGGTAATAAATTATATTTTGGCGACGATGATTCATTGGTAGCAGAGGTTATTGACAACACAACTTCCCGTGGAAGAACGCTACGTTTTTTATATGACGGTTCTTATGAAGAATTCCGTGCAAAATTGCTAGAACTTGGTGAAACGCCAATCCCTAAATATATTAACCGCGAGGTAACTCCGGAAGATGCGGAACGTTACCAGACAATTTATGCCAAGGAAGAAGGTGCGGTTGCTGCTCCTACAGCAGGTCTGCATTTTTCAAAACACCTGATGAAACGCCTTGAGATCAAAGGTGTGGATTTTGCTGAAATTACACTTCACGTTGGTTTAGGAACCTTCAATCCGGTGGAAGTGGAAGATTTGTCAAAGCATAAAATGGATTCGGAAGAATTAAAAATAACGCAGGAAGCGTGCGATATTGTCAATAAGGCAAAATTCGCAAAAAAACGCGTATGTGCTGTTGGTACTACGACAATGCGTGCGATGGAAAGTTCGGTATCTTCTTCAAAGACATTGAATCCGTATGAGGGATGGACTAATAAATTCATCTTCCCTCCATATGATTTCAGTGTTGCCGATTGTATGATTACCAATTTCCATACGCCAAAATCAACGTTGTTGATGATGATTTCTGCGTTTTGTGGACATGATTTAATGCGTAAAGCATACGACGAAGCAATCAAAGAAAAGTATAAATTCTACTCTTATGGAGATGCTATGCTGATTTTGTAA
- the kynU gene encoding kynureninase produces the protein MNFENTREFARGLDAKDALRSYRDEFIFPKVDGKQVIYFVGNSLGLQPKRTKTYVDEVMNDWANLAVEGHFYAEKPWWDYHERFSAPLSKIVGGLPSEITVMNTLTVNLHLMMVTFYQPTSKRYKIICEEKAFPSDQYMFQSQVKFHGYDPKDAIVEIKRREGEHNIRLEDVLAKIEEVGDELALVLIGGVNYYTGQVFDMKTITAAGHKAGAFVGWDLAHAAGNIKLELHDWGVDFAAWCSYKYMNSGPGNASGCFVHEKHHQNSDLPRFAGWYGHNKERRFKMEPQFDPVNGADGWQISNLPVLSLAPYLASVEMFSEVGMDKLIEKRNLLTSYLEFILHEVDKEIEGAEFEIITPSNQDERACQLSVFLHGQGRALFEYLMKNGVITDWREPNVIRLAPAPFYCSFEDMYEFGQVLKKGILVKDKSLV, from the coding sequence ATGAATTTCGAAAATACACGTGAATTTGCACGAGGATTAGACGCGAAGGATGCGCTAAGAAGCTATAGAGATGAATTTATCTTTCCGAAAGTTGACGGGAAACAGGTGATTTACTTTGTCGGTAATTCTCTTGGATTGCAACCCAAGAGAACAAAAACGTATGTGGATGAAGTCATGAATGATTGGGCAAATCTTGCCGTTGAAGGTCATTTTTATGCCGAAAAGCCATGGTGGGATTATCATGAGCGTTTTTCGGCACCGTTAAGTAAAATCGTAGGAGGGTTGCCTAGTGAGATAACGGTTATGAATACGTTAACAGTTAACCTACATTTGATGATGGTTACTTTCTATCAGCCTACATCAAAGAGATATAAAATCATTTGTGAAGAAAAAGCATTCCCAAGCGATCAGTATATGTTTCAAAGCCAGGTTAAGTTCCATGGGTATGATCCTAAGGATGCGATTGTGGAAATCAAGCGTCGCGAGGGAGAACACAATATCCGACTGGAAGATGTTTTAGCCAAGATTGAAGAGGTTGGTGATGAATTGGCATTGGTTTTAATCGGAGGGGTGAATTACTATACAGGACAGGTTTTTGATATGAAAACCATTACCGCTGCAGGCCATAAAGCTGGAGCTTTTGTAGGTTGGGATTTAGCTCATGCTGCTGGAAATATAAAATTGGAACTTCACGATTGGGGCGTAGATTTCGCCGCATGGTGTAGTTATAAATATATGAATTCAGGGCCAGGAAATGCTTCGGGTTGCTTTGTTCATGAAAAACATCATCAAAACAGCGATTTGCCAAGGTTTGCAGGATGGTACGGTCATAATAAGGAGCGTCGATTCAAAATGGAACCACAATTTGATCCGGTTAACGGAGCAGATGGATGGCAGATCAGTAATTTACCAGTATTGTCATTAGCGCCTTATTTGGCTTCTGTGGAAATGTTTTCCGAAGTTGGGATGGATAAGTTGATTGAAAAACGTAATCTGCTTACTTCTTATCTGGAATTTATACTTCATGAAGTTGATAAAGAAATTGAAGGAGCCGAATTTGAGATCATTACCCCTTCGAATCAAGACGAGAGAGCTTGTCAGCTTTCTGTTTTCCTTCATGGGCAGGGAAGAGCTTTGTTTGAATATTTAATGAAAAACGGAGTAATTACCGATTGGCGTGAGCCTAATGTGATTCGCTTGGCTCCGGCACCATTCTATTGTTCGTTTGAAGATATGTATGAGTTCGGGCAGGTGCTTAAGAAAGGCATTTTGGTAAAAGATAAATCTTTGGTTTAA
- a CDS encoding agmatinase family protein encodes MTKEQILENFDPSQPGLADATVFGLPFSAEQSEIVVIPVPWEVTVSYGAGASEGPAAIMDASFQVDLNHQEFPELWKLGIYMDEAPGHWAKNSEKYKGLAQPIIEALEAGEDISTFPALQADLDKINKACKDMNEEVKNRTLHWMKQGKKVVLLGGDHSTPLGYYQAMATKHDSFGILHLDAHMDLRIAYEGFTYSHASIMYNALQIPQISKIVQVGIRDFCEQEVEVALKDRVLVHTDMDLKKETFEGKTWQQQCDHIIASLPEKVLISFDIDGMYPWYCPNTGTPVPGGFSFEQAAYLLSRLAESNKEIIGFDLVEVAPGDDDWDGNVGARMLFHMCGVLAKSQKMAIGKKIQFNR; translated from the coding sequence ATGACAAAAGAACAAATATTAGAAAATTTTGACCCATCTCAACCAGGCTTAGCTGATGCTACCGTTTTCGGACTTCCTTTTTCGGCAGAGCAAAGCGAGATTGTTGTAATCCCGGTGCCATGGGAGGTAACTGTAAGTTACGGGGCAGGAGCTTCAGAAGGGCCTGCAGCTATCATGGATGCGTCTTTTCAGGTTGATTTAAATCACCAGGAATTTCCGGAACTTTGGAAATTAGGGATTTATATGGACGAAGCGCCAGGTCATTGGGCAAAAAATTCTGAAAAATATAAAGGGTTGGCTCAGCCAATCATTGAAGCTTTAGAGGCAGGGGAAGATATTTCGACGTTCCCGGCCTTACAAGCCGATCTTGATAAAATCAACAAGGCATGTAAGGATATGAATGAAGAAGTGAAGAATCGCACGCTTCATTGGATGAAACAAGGAAAAAAAGTGGTTCTTTTAGGAGGAGATCACAGTACGCCGCTTGGTTACTATCAGGCAATGGCAACAAAACATGATTCGTTTGGAATTCTGCATTTGGATGCCCACATGGATTTACGAATCGCTTATGAAGGGTTTACTTATTCTCACGCGTCTATCATGTATAATGCTTTGCAGATTCCGCAAATTTCAAAGATTGTTCAGGTAGGAATCCGTGACTTCTGCGAGCAGGAGGTGGAAGTAGCATTGAAAGACCGCGTTCTGGTACATACCGACATGGATTTAAAAAAGGAAACGTTCGAAGGAAAGACGTGGCAGCAACAATGTGATCATATTATCGCTTCGTTACCTGAGAAAGTGTTGATTTCATTCGATATTGACGGAATGTACCCATGGTATTGTCCAAATACAGGTACTCCGGTTCCGGGCGGATTTTCATTTGAGCAGGCCGCTTATTTGTTGAGCCGTTTGGCAGAAAGCAATAAGGAAATTATCGGATTTGATTTAGTGGAAGTAGCACCTGGTGACGATGATTGGGACGGAAATGTCGGAGCAAGAATGTTGTTCCATATGTGTGGTGTCTTGGCTAAATCACAAAAAATGGCTATCGGAAAGAAAATACAATTCAATAGATAA
- a CDS encoding FAD-dependent oxidoreductase, whose product MQTPKKIAVVGSGLVGTLLAIYLKNEGHTVHVYDRSPDIRKIDFSGRSINLVMSDRGWRTLQEIGLDEEIKKIGIPVDKRAIHMLGSELSYQYYGKDGEAIFSLSRGVLNRKMVDLAEAAGVEFFFDKKVWDVTLATATLHEGETERGEWEELDYDIVFGADGAFSRVRHRMQRQSMFNYSQDFIRVGYKELHIPANADGTHKIDKNSLHIWPRGEFMLMGLANPDGSFTCTLFMPHEGENSFENLKDKETLEAFFAKYFPDTKEVIPDLVEDFFKNPTSYLVTMKCYPWTYEDKVALIGDAAHAIVPFYGHGMNAGFEDITILKQLMEKHGDDWLTIFKEYQQSRKPNADAIAELSFRNFMEMSTKTADVKFHLQKKIEKWFSDKHPDKWIPLYSRVTFSHHPYSEALAEGDKQNKIMEEILSMENIEQIWETEVVENRILELLKK is encoded by the coding sequence ATGCAGACTCCCAAGAAGATAGCTGTAGTGGGTTCCGGATTGGTTGGGACTCTATTGGCGATTTACCTTAAAAACGAAGGCCATACCGTTCATGTTTACGACAGAAGTCCGGATATCAGGAAAATTGACTTTTCCGGGCGATCCATAAATTTGGTGATGTCCGACCGAGGGTGGCGAACGCTTCAGGAAATTGGGTTGGATGAGGAAATAAAAAAAATCGGTATTCCTGTAGACAAGCGTGCCATTCACATGCTGGGAAGCGAGTTGAGTTATCAGTACTACGGTAAAGACGGCGAGGCAATTTTTTCATTGTCCCGCGGAGTATTGAACCGCAAGATGGTTGATTTAGCCGAAGCCGCAGGAGTGGAGTTTTTCTTCGATAAAAAGGTGTGGGATGTAACGCTGGCAACAGCAACCTTACACGAAGGAGAAACCGAAAGAGGTGAATGGGAAGAGTTGGATTACGATATTGTTTTCGGGGCTGATGGTGCATTTTCAAGAGTGCGTCACCGTATGCAGCGTCAGAGCATGTTCAACTATTCGCAAGACTTTATCCGAGTAGGTTATAAAGAACTTCATATTCCTGCCAATGCGGACGGGACTCATAAAATAGATAAAAATTCGCTTCATATCTGGCCAAGAGGAGAATTCATGTTAATGGGACTGGCTAATCCTGATGGTTCGTTTACCTGTACGCTTTTCATGCCACATGAAGGAGAGAATTCATTTGAGAACCTGAAAGACAAAGAAACATTAGAGGCCTTTTTTGCCAAGTATTTTCCGGATACTAAAGAAGTGATTCCGGATTTAGTGGAAGATTTCTTTAAAAATCCAACCAGTTATCTGGTAACTATGAAATGTTATCCTTGGACATATGAGGATAAGGTAGCTTTGATAGGAGACGCAGCCCACGCAATTGTTCCTTTTTACGGTCACGGAATGAATGCCGGTTTTGAAGATATTACGATTTTAAAACAGTTGATGGAAAAACACGGAGACGATTGGTTGACCATCTTTAAAGAATATCAGCAATCACGTAAACCGAATGCAGATGCCATAGCTGAACTTTCGTTCCGCAATTTCATGGAAATGAGTACCAAAACCGCTGATGTGAAATTTCATTTGCAGAAGAAAATAGAAAAATGGTTCTCCGACAAACACCCGGACAAATGGATTCCGTTATACAGTCGGGTTACCTTTAGCCATCATCCCTATTCGGAAGCCTTGGCAGAAGGAGACAAGCAAAATAAAATCATGGAAGAGATTCTCAGTATGGAAAATATCGAGCAAATTTGGGAAACCGAAGTGGTCGAGAACAGAATACTGGAATTATTAAAAAAATAA
- a CDS encoding T9SS type A sorting domain-containing protein, with protein MKKHLLSLSILLSVICGYAQPSSWQKSLGGSDLDEVISIQQTTDGGYIMAGFTYSNDADVIGNHGEFDSWIVKLTNTGSIEWQKSLGGTGRDYACSIEQTTDGGYIIAGGSNLNDGDVTGNHGGNDCWIVKLSNTGSIQWQKSLGGTDYDYANSIQQTSDGGYIMAGYTGSNDGDFNGNHGSNDYWIVKLTNTGSIEWQKSLGGSYSDEARSIRQTTDGGYIIAGSSYSINGDVTGNHGQSDYWVVKLTNTGSIQWQKCLGGSGWDHANSIQQTTDGGYIIAGSTQSNNGDVNGNHGLSDSWIVKLSNSGSIQWQKCLGGIGDDDPYSIVQTPDGGYIIAGSTRSNDGDVTGNHGLSDYWIVKLTNTGSIQWQKCLGGTGVDYANSIQQTTDGGYIIAGYTESNDGNVTGNHGGSDAWIIKLLSDGTLSTNESSTENLISVYPNPANNEIHLNAKENTLGMRYTLYDHLGRAVMSGKLEEQDSTIVTSHLSKGVYILSIGDKIKTNRKIIKE; from the coding sequence ATGAAAAAACATTTACTATCATTATCAATACTCTTATCGGTTATTTGTGGTTATGCGCAGCCTTCAAGTTGGCAGAAATCTTTGGGAGGTAGTGACTTAGATGAGGTGATATCAATACAGCAGACTACTGATGGAGGCTACATAATGGCTGGATTCACTTATTCAAATGATGCTGATGTTATTGGGAATCATGGCGAATTTGATTCTTGGATAGTTAAACTGACCAATACAGGAAGTATCGAATGGCAGAAATCTTTAGGTGGTACTGGGCGTGATTATGCGTGTTCAATAGAGCAAACTACTGATGGAGGCTACATAATTGCTGGAGGATCTAATTTAAATGATGGTGATGTTACCGGGAATCATGGTGGTAACGATTGCTGGATAGTTAAACTGAGCAATACGGGAAGTATCCAATGGCAGAAATCTTTAGGCGGTACTGACTATGATTATGCGAATTCAATACAGCAAACTAGTGATGGAGGCTACATAATGGCTGGATACACTGGTTCAAATGATGGTGATTTTAACGGAAATCATGGTAGTAATGATTACTGGATAGTTAAACTGACCAATACGGGAAGTATAGAATGGCAGAAATCTTTAGGTGGCAGTTATAGTGATGAGGCAAGATCAATACGGCAAACTACCGACGGTGGGTATATCATTGCAGGATCCTCTTATTCGATTAATGGTGATGTTACTGGAAATCATGGTCAATCCGATTATTGGGTTGTTAAACTGACCAATACTGGAAGTATCCAATGGCAGAAATGTTTAGGTGGGTCTGGCTGGGATCATGCTAATTCAATCCAGCAAACTACTGATGGAGGCTACATAATTGCTGGATCCACTCAGTCAAATAATGGAGATGTTAACGGAAATCATGGATTATCTGATTCTTGGATAGTTAAACTTTCCAATTCGGGAAGTATCCAATGGCAGAAATGTTTGGGTGGTATTGGGGATGATGATCCGTATTCAATAGTGCAAACTCCCGATGGAGGCTACATAATTGCTGGATCCACTCGTTCAAATGATGGTGATGTTACCGGAAATCATGGTCTATCCGATTATTGGATAGTTAAACTGACCAATACGGGAAGTATCCAATGGCAGAAATGTTTAGGTGGTACTGGGGTTGATTATGCGAATTCAATACAGCAAACTACTGATGGAGGATACATAATTGCAGGATACACTGAGTCAAATGATGGCAATGTTACCGGGAATCATGGTGGTTCTGATGCCTGGATAATCAAACTACTAAGTGACGGTACATTAAGCACAAACGAATCAAGCACTGAAAACCTGATTAGTGTGTATCCAAACCCCGCCAACAATGAAATACATTTAAATGCAAAGGAAAATACGCTTGGTATGCGCTACACGCTCTACGATCATTTGGGAAGAGCTGTTATGTCAGGAAAACTAGAGGAACAGGATTCCACTATAGTAACCAGCCATCTTTCCAAGGGGGTTTATATTCTAAGCATAGGCGACAAAATCAAAACAAACAGAAAGATTATAAAGGAATAG
- a CDS encoding cupin domain-containing protein, with amino-acid sequence MKKYFIQKAPFVVPTTDGKVIEEHHGLSTTNNKEISIAHMIAPPRWSEPFQTPDFDEYTYIIKGKKQFIIDGETVILEAGKSIKIERNVRVQYSNPFEEPCEYIAICTPAFSMDLAHREE; translated from the coding sequence ATGAAAAAATATTTTATTCAAAAAGCCCCTTTTGTGGTTCCCACTACTGATGGCAAAGTCATTGAAGAACACCACGGACTATCGACCACCAACAATAAAGAAATATCCATCGCTCACATGATTGCGCCTCCGCGTTGGAGTGAACCATTTCAAACACCCGATTTTGATGAGTACACCTATATTATTAAAGGAAAAAAACAATTCATAATTGATGGTGAAACGGTGATTCTGGAAGCTGGCAAATCGATAAAAATTGAAAGAAACGTTCGGGTACAGTATTCCAACCCGTTCGAGGAACCATGCGAATACATTGCCATTTGCACTCCGGCTTTCAGTATGGATTTAGCACACCGCGAAGAATAA
- a CDS encoding DMT family protein, with amino-acid sequence MRAFFTIGLLILSNVFMTLAWYGHLKFKELKWFENAGLITIILISWGLALFEYCFQVPANKIGFNGNGGPFSLLQLKVIQEVITLIVFVIFSLLFFKEEEFRWNHVIGFCFLVLAVYFIFKK; translated from the coding sequence ATGAGGGCTTTTTTCACTATTGGTTTATTAATCCTATCCAATGTTTTCATGACATTAGCCTGGTATGGTCATTTGAAGTTCAAAGAACTGAAATGGTTTGAAAATGCCGGACTGATAACTATTATCCTAATCAGCTGGGGACTGGCCCTGTTTGAATATTGCTTTCAGGTACCGGCAAACAAGATAGGCTTTAATGGAAACGGCGGCCCATTTTCACTATTGCAGCTAAAAGTCATACAGGAAGTTATCACCTTAATTGTTTTTGTGATTTTCTCCTTATTATTTTTCAAAGAAGAAGAATTCCGGTGGAACCATGTCATCGGCTTTTGTTTTTTAGTATTGGCCGTCTATTTTATTTTTAAGAAGTAA